In one Zymobacter palmae genomic region, the following are encoded:
- the rpoH gene encoding RNA polymerase sigma factor RpoH: protein MSNSLQAIGQLSPGHDLNGYIQTVNTIPVLSAQEEHDLAVQLHRDGDLDAARRLVMSHLRFVVHIARSYSGYGLQQADLIQEGNVGLMKAVKRFDPSQGVRLVSFAVHWIKAEIHEFVLRNWRIVKVATTKAQRKLFFNLRGAKKRLSWMNTAEVDAIAKDLDVKPHVVREMENRLASRDAGFDASATDDEEGYQAPANYLEDSRFDPALQLEEADHEENASRRLSQALAQLDERARDILQQRWLAERKATLHDLADQYGVSAERIRQLEKAAMKKIRDFLGDDVSAFVA, encoded by the coding sequence ATGAGCAACAGTCTTCAAGCCATTGGTCAGCTCTCACCGGGGCACGATCTCAACGGCTACATTCAAACCGTTAATACCATTCCTGTGCTGAGCGCGCAGGAAGAACACGATCTAGCGGTGCAATTGCATCGCGACGGCGATCTTGATGCCGCGCGCCGTCTTGTCATGTCACATCTTCGTTTTGTCGTTCATATTGCGCGCAGCTATTCCGGTTATGGCCTCCAGCAAGCTGACCTGATTCAGGAAGGCAACGTGGGGCTGATGAAAGCCGTCAAACGCTTCGATCCGAGCCAAGGGGTCCGTCTGGTCTCTTTCGCCGTTCACTGGATCAAGGCCGAGATTCACGAGTTCGTACTGCGCAACTGGCGTATCGTCAAAGTGGCGACTACCAAAGCGCAGCGTAAGCTGTTCTTCAATCTGCGCGGCGCAAAAAAACGCCTGTCGTGGATGAACACGGCGGAAGTCGATGCCATCGCGAAGGATCTCGACGTCAAACCGCACGTCGTGCGCGAAATGGAAAACCGTCTGGCGTCCCGCGATGCTGGCTTCGATGCCAGTGCAACGGATGACGAAGAGGGCTATCAGGCACCGGCCAACTACCTCGAAGATTCTCGCTTCGATCCCGCACTGCAGCTGGAAGAAGCTGATCACGAGGAAAACGCTTCACGTCGTCTGAGCCAAGCGCTAGCGCAGCTGGATGAGCGTGCGCGTGACATCCTGCAGCAGCGCTGGCTAGCCGAGCGCAAAGCTACTCTGCACGATCTGGCGGACCAATACGGCGTGTCTGCCGAACGCATTCGTCAGCTCGAAAAAGCGGCGATGAAAAAGATCCGCGACTTTCTGGGTGATGACGTGTCGGCTTTCGTTGCCTGA
- a CDS encoding Zn-dependent hydrolase, translating to MKAAWTALATRLFDDIAALTRDPDAGITRECYADSENRAIHHLRQFAHNAGLTSYTDRAGNVVFQRPDDQGRPALWCGSHFDSVPQGGNYDGLAGIIAGLLCLKQLHDAHIELPYDVRVIGLRGEESPWFGKAYLGSRALSGGLTERDLALTKRGSDITLADSLSAVGADIEAIRRQEWLIAPQQFAGYLEVHIEQADSLEHHHQALGVVPGIRGNVRHNLVHCIGEDGHSGAVPREERHDAVFAVSELISVVDRRWREWVATGHDLVVTVGMLGTDAAHHSVSRIPGDVSFSLEMRSLHSATLEAFYEVVQQERYRIETERQVRFDFDKRIDTPPAAMHAPWVAQAQHIMQRHGLEGLLTPSGAGHDAAVFANAGIPSIMLFVRNQHGSHNPHEAMRMDDFIDATAVLYDMLQTLVQV from the coding sequence ATGAAAGCAGCTTGGACAGCGCTTGCCACGCGCCTTTTCGACGATATCGCTGCACTGACGCGCGATCCTGATGCGGGCATTACGCGCGAATGCTATGCCGACAGCGAAAACCGTGCCATCCATCATCTACGTCAGTTCGCTCATAATGCCGGATTGACGAGCTACACCGACCGCGCAGGTAATGTTGTGTTCCAGCGTCCAGACGATCAAGGTCGCCCAGCGCTATGGTGCGGCTCTCATTTCGATTCCGTCCCCCAAGGCGGCAATTACGATGGTCTGGCGGGCATCATTGCTGGACTACTGTGCCTGAAGCAGCTGCACGATGCTCATATCGAACTGCCGTATGACGTCCGGGTGATCGGGCTGCGCGGTGAAGAAAGTCCGTGGTTCGGCAAGGCCTACCTAGGTTCACGTGCGCTGAGCGGCGGCCTTACCGAACGCGACCTTGCGCTGACCAAACGCGGCAGCGACATCACGCTGGCCGACAGCCTGTCTGCAGTAGGCGCGGATATCGAAGCCATCCGCCGTCAGGAGTGGTTGATCGCCCCCCAGCAGTTCGCGGGCTATCTCGAAGTGCACATTGAGCAGGCAGATTCCCTTGAACACCACCATCAAGCGCTAGGAGTGGTTCCCGGCATCCGCGGCAACGTGCGTCACAACCTCGTGCACTGTATCGGTGAAGACGGTCACTCCGGCGCGGTGCCACGCGAGGAGCGCCACGATGCGGTATTCGCCGTCAGTGAACTGATCAGTGTCGTCGATCGACGTTGGCGTGAATGGGTGGCCACAGGCCATGATCTGGTCGTTACCGTCGGAATGCTGGGCACCGATGCAGCCCACCATTCGGTTTCACGTATTCCTGGGGACGTCAGCTTCAGCCTAGAAATGCGCAGCCTGCACAGCGCAACGCTTGAGGCTTTTTACGAGGTCGTTCAACAGGAACGCTATCGGATTGAAACCGAGCGGCAGGTACGCTTCGACTTTGACAAGCGCATTGATACGCCGCCAGCCGCCATGCATGCACCGTGGGTCGCTCAGGCACAGCACATTATGCAGCGCCACGGGCTAGAAGGCCTGCTGACGCCCAGCGGCGCCGGGCACGATGCCGCGGTGTTCGCCAATGCGGGCATTCCTAGCATCATGCTGTTCGTGCGCAATCAGCACGGTTCACACAACCCTCACGAAGCGATGCGAATGGACGATTTCATCGACGCCACGGCGGTGCTGTACGACATGTTGCAGACGCTGGTACAGGTATGA
- a CDS encoding dihydroorotate dehydrogenase produces MIDLSVTVGGLTLKNPVMPASGTFAEELALLLDFDRLGALVTKTITADKRSGNPLPRVCELPGGMMNAIGIPSKGVDDFIEHTVPFYQRFDSPLIASISAPSATQFAALAARLSATPGIAGIEANISCPNIEAHGQSFAMHTASTAQVVSAMRAATSLPLWVKLTPNSGEVVNVAKAAESAGADAIVMGNTLLGLSIDVHARRPRLGNVMGGISGASIKPLMVRLTYQCAQALDIPIIGCGGIATAEDAIEYLLAGASAVQVGTATFIHPHAMQHVIQGLEAFCEQEGIAAVRTLTGGLNDAPGALFGATP; encoded by the coding sequence ATGATCGACCTCAGCGTTACGGTAGGAGGGCTGACGCTGAAGAACCCCGTCATGCCCGCCTCAGGTACGTTTGCCGAAGAACTGGCCTTGCTGCTCGACTTTGATCGACTGGGTGCGCTAGTGACCAAGACTATCACCGCCGACAAACGCTCTGGCAATCCCTTGCCACGCGTCTGCGAGTTGCCCGGCGGCATGATGAATGCCATCGGTATTCCTAGCAAAGGAGTGGATGATTTCATCGAGCACACGGTGCCGTTTTATCAGCGCTTTGATAGCCCGCTGATCGCCAGCATCTCGGCACCATCTGCCACACAGTTTGCAGCACTGGCCGCTCGACTGTCTGCCACGCCTGGAATTGCTGGCATCGAAGCCAACATTTCCTGCCCAAACATAGAAGCGCACGGTCAGTCCTTTGCCATGCATACCGCCAGCACGGCGCAGGTCGTCAGTGCCATGCGCGCAGCAACATCGCTGCCGCTCTGGGTCAAGTTGACACCTAACAGCGGTGAAGTGGTCAACGTCGCCAAGGCCGCAGAGTCAGCGGGCGCCGATGCCATTGTAATGGGCAACACACTGCTGGGCCTTTCCATCGACGTGCATGCCCGACGACCGCGGCTAGGCAACGTCATGGGCGGTATTTCAGGAGCGTCCATCAAACCGCTGATGGTGCGACTGACCTATCAGTGTGCACAGGCACTCGACATTCCCATCATCGGCTGCGGCGGCATTGCCACCGCCGAAGATGCCATCGAATACCTACTTGCCGGTGCCAGTGCCGTACAGGTGGGCACCGCCACATTCATTCATCCTCACGCCATGCAGCACGTCATTCAGGGGTTAGAAGCCTTCTGCGAACAGGAAGGCATTGCTGCCGTCCGCACACTGACGGGCGGTCTGAACGATGCGCCAGGCGCGCTATTTGGAGCGACACCATGA
- a CDS encoding dihydroorotate dehydrogenase electron transfer subunit yields MLTLRSPRDDVRIATATPDDGTALILRNEWVNGDYKHMVLKASRAACQAQPGQFFNLLCPAEGSMAPFFRRPMSTYGADPHRGEVEFLYKVTGKGTLALSQLQAGDSLDILGPLGKGFRLQPNWQHIVIVARGVGLATLAPLAEAAHAHHIAMTVILSARSKHALLIPSQQRFERLGARVLTARDDDGTSQLDGIERMLREIIVQHAPDALFTCGSKRLTALLKRLAAEHGIAGQVAMEEQMVCGLGMCQCCTKVFEQDGKPISRRVCVEGPVFDLSEVVA; encoded by the coding sequence ATGCTCACACTACGATCCCCACGCGATGACGTGCGCATCGCGACTGCCACACCCGATGACGGCACGGCGCTCATTCTTCGCAATGAATGGGTGAACGGTGATTACAAGCACATGGTACTTAAGGCAAGCCGTGCCGCCTGTCAGGCCCAACCCGGCCAGTTCTTCAACCTGCTCTGCCCGGCCGAAGGCAGTATGGCGCCTTTCTTCCGCCGTCCGATGAGCACGTATGGTGCCGATCCACACAGGGGCGAGGTCGAGTTTCTGTACAAGGTAACGGGGAAAGGAACTCTAGCGCTGTCACAGCTACAGGCGGGCGATTCTCTCGACATTCTCGGTCCACTGGGCAAGGGCTTTCGACTTCAGCCCAACTGGCAACATATCGTCATCGTGGCGCGCGGTGTCGGTTTAGCCACACTGGCGCCCCTAGCAGAGGCGGCCCATGCGCATCATATTGCCATGACGGTTATCCTCAGCGCCCGCAGTAAGCACGCCTTACTGATACCGTCACAGCAGCGCTTCGAAAGACTAGGCGCTCGCGTACTTACAGCACGGGATGACGATGGTACCAGTCAGCTCGACGGTATCGAACGGATGCTGCGCGAAATCATTGTTCAGCACGCTCCCGATGCGCTGTTCACCTGCGGTTCGAAACGACTGACGGCACTGCTCAAGCGGCTGGCTGCCGAGCATGGCATCGCGGGTCAGGTCGCAATGGAAGAACAGATGGTGTGCGGCCTTGGGATGTGTCAGTGCTGCACCAAGGTGTTCGAGCAGGACGGTAAGCCCATCAGCCGCCGAGTCTGCGTAGAAGGCCCCGTATTTGACCTTTCGGAGGTAGTGGCATGA
- a CDS encoding MFS transporter: protein MANEQNTKAASGTMTPRRALIASVTGYAMDGFDLLILGFILTAIKHGLGLSDAQAGSIVTWTLLGTVAGGIIFGQLSDRFGRIRMLTASILVFSVFTGLCALSQGYWDLLAYRTLAGVGLGGEFGIGMALIAEVWPAHQRTRASSYVGMGWQAGVLAATLLTPVLLPYIGWRGMFLVGLLPALASFAIRHSSSEPENFVKAKPETVSFGSRFAELFKDRRTACASVGVLILTSVQNFGYYGLMMWMPDYLSKQFGLSLKQSGVWTAATVIGMTFGIWLFGQLSDRFGRWKIFLLYQVGAAIMVVVYAAQQNIVAVLITGAIMGIFVNGMIGGYGALISDLYPIQARATAQNVLFNIGRGIGGLGPLVVGAVVSQYSFSIAITMLMAIYILDILATLFLLPKLNGGEELHTQK from the coding sequence ATGGCTAACGAACAGAACACAAAAGCGGCAAGCGGTACGATGACGCCTCGGAGGGCGCTGATTGCCAGTGTCACGGGCTACGCCATGGACGGCTTCGATCTGCTCATCCTTGGCTTTATTCTCACCGCCATCAAGCATGGGCTCGGGCTGAGCGATGCTCAGGCAGGTTCCATCGTCACATGGACACTGCTGGGTACCGTGGCCGGTGGCATCATTTTCGGACAGCTCAGCGACCGCTTTGGCCGCATTCGCATGCTGACAGCCAGCATATTGGTGTTCTCGGTCTTCACTGGCCTGTGCGCCCTGTCACAGGGCTACTGGGATCTGCTGGCCTACCGCACCTTGGCGGGCGTGGGTCTCGGCGGTGAGTTCGGGATCGGCATGGCACTGATCGCTGAAGTATGGCCGGCTCATCAGCGCACCCGTGCATCGTCCTATGTCGGCATGGGCTGGCAAGCTGGGGTACTGGCCGCCACGCTTCTGACGCCGGTACTGCTGCCGTATATCGGCTGGCGCGGCATGTTCTTGGTCGGACTGCTGCCCGCGCTGGCCTCGTTTGCCATTCGCCACTCCTCAAGCGAGCCGGAGAATTTCGTCAAGGCCAAACCGGAAACCGTTTCCTTCGGCAGCCGCTTCGCTGAATTGTTCAAGGACCGCCGTACCGCCTGCGCCAGTGTGGGGGTGCTCATCCTGACCTCGGTACAAAACTTTGGCTATTACGGACTGATGATGTGGATGCCAGACTATCTGTCTAAACAGTTCGGGCTATCGCTCAAACAATCCGGGGTATGGACAGCGGCAACGGTCATCGGCATGACGTTTGGGATCTGGCTGTTCGGCCAACTGTCAGACCGTTTCGGGCGCTGGAAGATCTTCCTGCTGTATCAGGTGGGTGCCGCGATCATGGTCGTAGTGTACGCCGCCCAGCAGAACATCGTGGCAGTACTGATCACCGGGGCCATCATGGGGATCTTTGTCAATGGCATGATCGGCGGCTACGGTGCGCTGATTTCGGACCTCTACCCGATACAGGCTCGCGCCACCGCACAGAACGTTCTGTTCAACATCGGCCGCGGTATTGGTGGCCTCGGGCCGCTAGTAGTCGGTGCCGTGGTATCCCAATACTCTTTCTCAATCGCGATCACCATGCTAATGGCCATCTATATACTGGATATTCTGGCGACCCTGTTCCTACTGCCCAAACTGAACGGCGGCGAAGAACTGCACACGCAGAAGTAG
- a CDS encoding helix-turn-helix domain-containing protein: MSQIDYSAIGERLRAYRIGRQLSANQIAKQLGISRAAVYRLERGIVVKLDTLDRLAHLLKVPINSLLGSETEYFDNALGYFERMHQLEAKSTKVVSYFDPFSYLLTSDQYFDYFLKMLEEARPQHFPAEAQVIQKKTLDILYRRKETFTKINFEINSIVSIRQIERFLHIGLVGRLDLPASTRMERALQARREVEHLICQIEQNPHFNIYLVDELLPNLTFQIFYQPTASYVAVSPYRLGELPNIHCGIASVTSSTEAVDMHKHMANELIARSVSGEEARQQILRLLAKL, translated from the coding sequence GTGAGCCAGATTGATTACTCCGCCATAGGGGAACGACTCAGAGCTTATAGAATCGGACGGCAGCTCAGTGCGAATCAAATCGCAAAGCAGCTGGGCATCTCACGCGCCGCGGTGTATCGCCTTGAGCGCGGGATCGTCGTCAAGCTGGACACCTTGGATCGGCTGGCTCATCTGCTTAAGGTGCCCATCAACAGCTTGCTGGGGTCTGAAACGGAGTACTTCGATAACGCTCTGGGTTACTTCGAGCGCATGCATCAGTTAGAAGCGAAGTCTACCAAGGTGGTGTCTTACTTCGATCCATTTTCCTACCTGCTGACGTCCGATCAGTACTTCGATTACTTCCTGAAGATGTTGGAAGAAGCGCGTCCCCAGCATTTTCCTGCCGAAGCGCAGGTGATTCAGAAGAAGACCTTGGATATCCTGTATCGCCGCAAGGAAACCTTCACCAAAATCAACTTCGAGATCAACTCCATCGTCAGCATCCGCCAGATCGAACGGTTCCTGCATATTGGGCTGGTAGGGCGACTGGACCTACCCGCCAGTACGCGAATGGAACGGGCGCTGCAGGCACGCCGCGAAGTGGAGCACCTCATCTGCCAGATTGAGCAGAACCCTCATTTCAATATCTATTTGGTCGATGAGCTGTTGCCCAATCTGACCTTCCAGATATTTTATCAGCCTACGGCCAGCTACGTTGCCGTCAGCCCTTACCGGCTCGGGGAGCTGCCGAACATCCACTGCGGTATTGCCAGCGTCACCTCATCTACCGAGGCGGTCGACATGCACAAGCACATGGCCAACGAGCTGATCGCACGCTCGGTATCGGGTGAGGAAGCACGGCAGCAGATACTGCGCTTGCTGGCTAAGCTGTAA
- the slmA gene encoding nucleoid occlusion factor SlmA, whose protein sequence is MLPSTDITFSARQERDGPRITNEKNRKTMMTQDKSRRDQILQALAAMLEDPGTQKITTAALARLVGVSEAALYRHFPSKAKMFEALIIFIETTIFERLQAILSATQAEEEPVGERIRLALTLVLRFAERNPGMCRLMTGELLSGDLARLRPRMNQSFTRLETQLRQLLRQAEIEQGLRLPMTVNACVSLLTSLIEGRIVQYARTGFKQSPIAHWDDQWPVIAHGLFPH, encoded by the coding sequence GTGCTGCCCAGCACTGATATCACCTTCTCTGCCCGGCAGGAAAGGGACGGTCCTCGCATCACCAACGAGAAGAATCGCAAAACGATGATGACGCAGGATAAGTCCAGACGTGACCAGATTCTCCAGGCGCTTGCCGCCATGTTGGAGGATCCCGGCACGCAGAAGATTACGACAGCGGCACTGGCGCGCCTGGTAGGCGTGTCCGAAGCCGCTCTCTATCGCCACTTCCCAAGTAAGGCCAAGATGTTCGAGGCCTTGATCATCTTTATTGAGACGACGATTTTCGAGCGCTTACAGGCGATTCTTTCTGCCACACAGGCAGAGGAAGAGCCTGTCGGTGAACGCATTCGTCTGGCACTGACATTGGTGCTGCGCTTTGCTGAGCGCAATCCGGGCATGTGCCGTCTGATGACGGGGGAACTGCTCTCGGGCGACCTGGCGCGCTTGCGTCCGCGCATGAACCAGTCCTTCACTCGCCTCGAAACCCAGCTGCGCCAGCTTCTGCGCCAAGCTGAAATCGAGCAGGGACTGCGACTGCCAATGACGGTCAATGCCTGCGTCAGCCTGCTGACCAGCCTGATCGAAGGACGTATCGTGCAGTACGCGCGTACGGGCTTCAAACAGTCGCCAATCGCGCATTGGGACGACCAGTGGCCAGTAATTGCCCATGGGCTATTCCCACACTGA
- the argB gene encoding acetylglutamate kinase, with translation MQTTMHEPGLVVEILSEALPYIQKYAGKTIVVKYGGNAMTDERLIDSFARDMVLLKTVGLNPVVVHGGGPQIGQMLEKLQIRSEFINGMRVTTKEAMDVVEMVLGGQINKSIVDRINRAGGQAIGMTGKDNAQIIAHKLVIERPSDTATGESEQVDLGHVGEIVDISTDLINMLSKANFIPVIAPIGVDEKGNAYNINADIVAGRIASALKAERLMLLTNIAGLMDAEGNVMRDASTAQIQALIADGTIHGGMLPKTSCALEAVKQGVTSAVIVDGRVPHATLLEIFTDAGAGTMIGAAQH, from the coding sequence ATGCAGACAACAATGCACGAGCCAGGACTCGTGGTCGAGATTCTTTCAGAAGCCCTGCCTTATATTCAGAAGTATGCTGGCAAGACCATAGTGGTCAAGTATGGCGGCAATGCCATGACAGACGAACGCCTTATCGATTCGTTCGCCCGCGACATGGTGCTGCTGAAAACGGTAGGTCTCAATCCTGTTGTTGTGCATGGCGGTGGCCCACAAATCGGCCAGATGCTTGAAAAGCTCCAGATCCGTTCCGAATTCATCAATGGCATGCGCGTCACGACCAAAGAAGCCATGGATGTCGTCGAAATGGTACTGGGCGGACAAATCAATAAAAGCATTGTCGACCGCATCAACAGAGCGGGTGGACAAGCCATTGGGATGACCGGCAAGGACAACGCACAGATCATTGCGCACAAGCTCGTGATTGAACGGCCGTCGGATACAGCGACCGGAGAAAGCGAGCAGGTGGATCTGGGGCACGTCGGCGAAATCGTCGATATTTCGACAGACCTCATCAACATGCTGTCGAAAGCCAATTTCATTCCCGTCATCGCTCCGATCGGCGTGGATGAAAAAGGCAACGCCTACAATATCAATGCCGATATCGTGGCTGGCCGTATTGCCAGCGCCTTAAAAGCGGAGCGCTTAATGCTGCTCACCAACATTGCCGGCCTGATGGATGCCGAAGGCAATGTGATGCGTGACGCCAGCACGGCCCAGATTCAGGCCTTGATTGCAGACGGTACGATTCATGGTGGCATGCTGCCGAAGACCAGCTGTGCACTGGAAGCAGTCAAGCAAGGGGTCACTAGTGCCGTTATTGTAGATGGGCGTGTGCCGCACGCTACCTTGCTGGAAATATTTACTGATGCGGGGGCGGGAACCATGATTGGTGCTGCCCAGCACTGA